In Flavobacterium cerinum, one genomic interval encodes:
- the mazG gene encoding nucleoside triphosphate pyrophosphohydrolase: protein MNTRQQQLDAFSRLLDVMDDLRAKCPWDKKQTLESLRHLTIEEVYELGDAILDNDLEEIKKELGDVLLHIVFYSKIGSEKQAFDIADVANSICDKLIERHPHIYGDVVVENEEQVKQNWEKLKLKEGKKSVLEGVPKSLPALVKASRIQDKVKGVGFDWEEPHQVWDKVQEELQELQEEVVKGDQDKMEAEFGDVLFSMINYARFLKVNPEDALERTNKKFIKRFQYLESKAVELGKPLADMTLAEMDVFWEEAKKH from the coding sequence ATGAACACACGTCAGCAACAACTGGATGCTTTTAGCCGTTTACTCGATGTTATGGACGATCTGAGAGCCAAATGTCCCTGGGATAAAAAACAAACCCTGGAAAGTCTTCGTCATCTTACAATCGAGGAAGTTTATGAGTTAGGAGATGCCATTCTGGATAATGATCTGGAAGAAATCAAAAAAGAACTGGGTGACGTATTGTTGCATATTGTGTTCTATTCCAAAATCGGAAGTGAAAAACAAGCCTTTGATATCGCCGATGTAGCCAATTCGATTTGTGATAAATTAATTGAAAGACATCCGCATATTTATGGTGATGTTGTCGTAGAAAATGAAGAACAGGTAAAGCAAAACTGGGAAAAGTTAAAATTAAAAGAAGGGAAGAAATCCGTTTTGGAAGGCGTTCCTAAAAGCTTGCCGGCATTGGTAAAAGCAAGTCGGATTCAGGACAAAGTAAAAGGTGTCGGATTTGATTGGGAAGAACCGCATCAGGTTTGGGATAAGGTACAGGAAGAATTACAGGAATTACAGGAGGAAGTGGTAAAAGGCGATCAGGATAAAATGGAAGCGGAATTCGGAGATGTATTATTCTCAATGATCAATTATGCGCGTTTCCTGAAAGTAAATCCGGAAGATGCTTTGGAACGAACCAATAAAAAATTTATAAAACGATTTCAGTATCTGGAAAGTAAAGCGGTTGAACTTGGAAAGCCATTGGCGGATATGACGTTAGCCGAAATGGATGTTTTCTGGGAAGAAGCTAAAAAACATTAA
- a CDS encoding antibiotic biosynthesis monooxygenase family protein, with amino-acid sequence MIARTPEPPYYAVIFTSERTDVDNGYGETAERMVELASQQSGFLGVESARNEIGITVSYWSDLEAIANWRKDAEHTLAREKGRADWYRVFKVRIAKVERDYDFKK; translated from the coding sequence ATGATTGCTCGAACACCGGAACCACCGTATTATGCTGTTATTTTTACATCGGAACGTACTGATGTGGATAACGGATATGGAGAAACTGCCGAAAGGATGGTTGAATTGGCAAGCCAGCAATCGGGTTTTTTAGGCGTCGAATCGGCTCGGAATGAAATCGGAATTACCGTATCCTATTGGTCGGATCTTGAAGCGATAGCCAACTGGAGAAAGGATGCCGAACATACCCTTGCCCGTGAAAAAGGACGTGCCGACTGGTATCGTGTATTCAAAGTTCGGATTGCCAAAGTGGAACGAGATTATGATTTTAAAAAATAA